In the genome of Cygnus olor isolate bCygOlo1 chromosome Z, bCygOlo1.pri.v2, whole genome shotgun sequence, one region contains:
- the SECISBP2 gene encoding selenocysteine insertion sequence-binding protein 2 isoform X8, which translates to MVCLSRHRVYAEDLPQDDFSSFSQCPSHSAMGDPAFCEYSSSSYSPDVVSNMYLAGSHHPCNNSAHCNDSGIVSESAQQKYPIRQESKNLSKQRRSKEGEKKSDKKKHDGEESSVRIMNTTSFQSSACSRDSVKPDRFSKTASKKSTQTPKIESLPVPAFETTILDFHKSQSLGSSETLNVHHKNGPVCSAESNIMCLSQPQMSPLLNTKEDVSVENKAPSKTLKETVAGLIPSSFDGRAAFPEASTDGSAQPHLSWAMVLSQPPKKTTLSSASEGLPRGKGKQDSQVKAETKTDANGTEPEEVSAKKKKKKKKKKKNKSPTDVEKTQNESTAIQEPPRIEDAEEFPDLAAASDRRNKSGSQKPPFIPAVTKQAEIHYPKEPWDSRSPTLDGTPKVDVLSGKQASSLPLERKKMQETSKNSGKKSQIPVQLDLGGMLAVLEQKQQTEKSKQSSKPVVFSVGGAIPLLSKEPATATKSHRLNQGKMPHNPLDSSAPLVKKGKQREVPKAKRPTPLKKIILKEREQRKQQHLLEQTAIPKDGDNCLSAENTTEGETLPQDSQAAVPVMQVAEGFLESTGIKESTESSMASKQLTSNLPKIHSRRFRDYCSQVLSKEVDSCVTDLLKELVRFQDRLYQKDPVKAKIKRRLVMGLREVLKHLRLKKLKCVIISPNCEKIQSKGGLDETLHNIIDCACEQNIPFVFALNRKALGRCVNKAVPVSVVGIFSYDGAQDHFHRMVQLTTEARKAYKDMIAALEEEAEGRLRETQLSIITTEHENSYLSDTGRTDSRDSEDVPNYIKIWRRKLEEEYNPYALELEKSATADVAVLNSEEHH; encoded by the exons ATGGTATGTTTATCTAGGCACCGAGTATATGCTGAAGATTTACCCCAGGATGACTTCTCATCTTTTTCTCAATGTCCATCACATAGTGCTATGGGAGATCCTGCATTCTGTGAATACTCCAGCAGCTCTTACTCACCTGATGTTGTTTCAAATATGTATCTAGCTGGCTCACACCATCCTTGTAACAACTCAGCACACTGTAATGATTCTGGCATAGTTAGTGAATCTGCCCAGCAAAAGTATCCAATCAGACAAGAAAGTAAGAATCTTTCAAAG CAGAGGAGATCAAAAGAGGGTGAGAAAAAATCAGACAAGAAGAAGCATGATGGAGAGGAGTCTTCTGTCAGAATCATGAACACGACTTCATTCCAGTCTTCTGCATGCAGCAGAGATTCCGTGAAGCCAG ACAGGTTCAGTAAAACTGCAAGCAAGAAGTCAACTCAAACTCCAAAAATAGAGTCTCTTCCTGTACCTGCGTTTGAAACTACTATTTTGGATTTCCACAAGTCACAGAGTTTGGGAAGCAGTGAGACATTGAATGTACATCATAAAAATGGACCAGTATGTTCAGCGGAAAGTAACATTATGTGCCTTAGTCAACCACAGATGTCTCCTTTGTTGAACACAAAG GAAGatgtttctgtggaaaacaaagccccatcaaaaactttaaaagaaacagtagCCGGCTTAATTCCCTCTTCATTTGATGGTAGAG cagcaTTTCCTGAAGCATCTACAGATGGTTCTGCTCAGCCACATCTGTCTTGGGCTATGGTACTTTCACAGCCCCCGAAGAAAACTACGTTGTCATCAGCATCTGAAGGTCTTCCCAGAGGCAAAGGAAAGCAGGATAGTCAAGTAAAG gcagaaacaaaaactgatgCTAATGGAACTGAGCCTGAAGAAGTgtcagcaaagaagaaaaaaaagaaaaagaagaaaaagaaaaacaagtcacCCACTGATGTAGAAAAAACTCAGAATGAATCTACTGCAATACAAGAACCACCAAGGATTGAG gaTGCTGAGGAGTTTCCTGATCTGGCAGCTGCTTCTGATAGGAGAAACAAATCAGGATCTCAGAAACCACCATTTATTCCTGCTGTCACAAAGCAAGCTGAA ATCCATTACCCCAAAGAGCCTTGGGATAGTCGCTCTCCCACACTGGATGGGACTCCTAAAGTAGATGTATTGTCAGGGAAGCAGGCTTCATCTTTACcattagaaaggaagaaaatgcag GAAACATCCAAGAACAGTGGTAAGAAGAGTCAAATTCCTGTGCAACTGGATTTAGGTGGCATGCTGGCGGTCTTGGAGCAGAAACAGCAGACAGAGAAGTCAAAACAATCTTCTAAGCCTGTGGTGTTTTCAG TTGGTGGTGCCATACCATTGCTTTCTAAAGAACCTGCTACAGCCACAAAAAGTCACCGGTTAAATCAAGGAAAGATGCCTCATAACCCTTTGGATTCCAGCGCTCCTTTGGTAaagaaagggaagcagagagaagtCCCTAAAGCAAAGAGACCAACACCTCTTAAAAAG attattctgaaagaaagagagcagCGAAAACAGCAACACCTGCTAGAACAAACAGCAATACCAAAAGATGGAGATAATTGTCTGTCTGCAGAAAATACTACTGAAGGAGAAACACTTCCACAGGATAGTCAAGCAG CTGTTCCTGTAATGCAAGTTGCTGAAGGGTTTCTGGAGAGCACAGGGATCAAAGAGTCTACAGAAAGCTCTATGGCTTCAAAGCAGCTAACTTCTAATCTTCCAAAAATCCACAGTAGGAGATTTAGAGA TTATTGCAGCCAGGTACTTAGCAAAGAAGTTGACAGTTGTGTGACAGATCTCTTAAAAGAACTGGTTCGTTTCCAAGATCGTTTGTATCAGAAAGACCCAGTAAAGGCTAAGATAAAGCGCAGGCTTGTTATGGGGCTTAGAGAAGTTTTGAAACATCTGAGGCTGAAAAAACTGAAGTGTGTCATCATCTCTCCTAACTGCGAAAAGATTCAGTCAAAGG GTGGGTTGGATGAGACACTACATAACATTATCGACTGTGCCTGTGAGCAGAATATCCCATTTGTTTTTGCCCTTAATCGCAAGGCCCTAGGCCGTTGTGTGAACAAAGCAGTGCCTGTGAGTGTGGTGGGAATTTTTAGCTATGATGGGGCTCAG gACCATTTTCATAGAATGGTTCAGCTGACAACAGAGGCCAGGAAGGCCTACAAAGATATGATAGCTGCTTTGGaggaagaagctgaaggaaGACTAAGAGAAACTCAACTTAGCATCATAACCACTGAACATGAAAATAGTTACTTATCAGACACTGGTAGAACGGATTCCAGGGACTCTGAGGACGTACCAAATTATA TTAAAATCTGGAGGAGAAAGCTTGAAGAAGAGTATAACCCCTATGCGCTGGAACTGGAAAAGAGTGCAACTGCTGATGTGGCGGTACTGAATTCAGAAGAGCATCACTAA
- the SECISBP2 gene encoding selenocysteine insertion sequence-binding protein 2 isoform X4 yields MSAERRPAPLRGAEGIKLSAEVKPFVPKHAAVTMAWAEPSAACVFPKYLTTCYPFVQEPSLDKHRVYAEDLPQDDFSSFSQCPSHSAMGDPAFCEYSSSSYSPDVVSNMYLAGSHHPCNNSAHCNDSGIVSESAQQKYPIRQESKNLSKRRSKEGEKKSDKKKHDGEESSVRIMNTTSFQSSACSRDSVKPDRFSKTASKKSTQTPKIESLPVPAFETTILDFHKSQSLGSSETLNVHHKNGPVCSAESNIMCLSQPQMSPLLNTKEDVSVENKAPSKTLKETVAGLIPSSFDGRAFPEASTDGSAQPHLSWAMVLSQPPKKTTLSSASEGLPRGKGKQDSQVKAETKTDANGTEPEEVSAKKKKKKKKKKKNKSPTDVEKTQNESTAIQEPPRIEDAEEFPDLAAASDRRNKSGSQKPPFIPAVTKQAEIHYPKEPWDSRSPTLDGTPKVDVLSGKQASSLPLERKKMQETSKNSGKKSQIPVQLDLGGMLAVLEQKQQTEKSKQSSKPVVFSVGGAIPLLSKEPATATKSHRLNQGKMPHNPLDSSAPLVKKGKQREVPKAKRPTPLKKIILKEREQRKQQHLLEQTAIPKDGDNCLSAENTTEGETLPQDSQAAVPVMQVAEGFLESTGIKESTESSMASKQLTSNLPKIHSRRFRDYCSQVLSKEVDSCVTDLLKELVRFQDRLYQKDPVKAKIKRRLVMGLREVLKHLRLKKLKCVIISPNCEKIQSKGGLDETLHNIIDCACEQNIPFVFALNRKALGRCVNKAVPVSVVGIFSYDGAQDHFHRMVQLTTEARKAYKDMIAALEEEAEGRLRETQLSIITTEHENSYLSDTGRTDSRDSEDVPNYIKIWRRKLEEEYNPYALELEKSATADVAVLNSEEHH; encoded by the exons ATGTCGGCGGAGAGGCGGCCGGCACCGCTGCGAGGCGCCGAG gGCATCAAGTTATCAGCAGAGGTCAAACCATTTGTCCCAAAACATGCAGCAGTAACCATGGCATGGGCAGAACCCTCAGCAGCATGTGTCTTTCCTAAGTACTTGACTACATGCTACCCGTTTGTTCAGGAACCATCTTTGGATAA GCACCGAGTATATGCTGAAGATTTACCCCAGGATGACTTCTCATCTTTTTCTCAATGTCCATCACATAGTGCTATGGGAGATCCTGCATTCTGTGAATACTCCAGCAGCTCTTACTCACCTGATGTTGTTTCAAATATGTATCTAGCTGGCTCACACCATCCTTGTAACAACTCAGCACACTGTAATGATTCTGGCATAGTTAGTGAATCTGCCCAGCAAAAGTATCCAATCAGACAAGAAAGTAAGAATCTTTCAAAG AGGAGATCAAAAGAGGGTGAGAAAAAATCAGACAAGAAGAAGCATGATGGAGAGGAGTCTTCTGTCAGAATCATGAACACGACTTCATTCCAGTCTTCTGCATGCAGCAGAGATTCCGTGAAGCCAG ACAGGTTCAGTAAAACTGCAAGCAAGAAGTCAACTCAAACTCCAAAAATAGAGTCTCTTCCTGTACCTGCGTTTGAAACTACTATTTTGGATTTCCACAAGTCACAGAGTTTGGGAAGCAGTGAGACATTGAATGTACATCATAAAAATGGACCAGTATGTTCAGCGGAAAGTAACATTATGTGCCTTAGTCAACCACAGATGTCTCCTTTGTTGAACACAAAG GAAGatgtttctgtggaaaacaaagccccatcaaaaactttaaaagaaacagtagCCGGCTTAATTCCCTCTTCATTTGATGGTAGAG caTTTCCTGAAGCATCTACAGATGGTTCTGCTCAGCCACATCTGTCTTGGGCTATGGTACTTTCACAGCCCCCGAAGAAAACTACGTTGTCATCAGCATCTGAAGGTCTTCCCAGAGGCAAAGGAAAGCAGGATAGTCAAGTAAAG gcagaaacaaaaactgatgCTAATGGAACTGAGCCTGAAGAAGTgtcagcaaagaagaaaaaaaagaaaaagaagaaaaagaaaaacaagtcacCCACTGATGTAGAAAAAACTCAGAATGAATCTACTGCAATACAAGAACCACCAAGGATTGAG gaTGCTGAGGAGTTTCCTGATCTGGCAGCTGCTTCTGATAGGAGAAACAAATCAGGATCTCAGAAACCACCATTTATTCCTGCTGTCACAAAGCAAGCTGAA ATCCATTACCCCAAAGAGCCTTGGGATAGTCGCTCTCCCACACTGGATGGGACTCCTAAAGTAGATGTATTGTCAGGGAAGCAGGCTTCATCTTTACcattagaaaggaagaaaatgcag GAAACATCCAAGAACAGTGGTAAGAAGAGTCAAATTCCTGTGCAACTGGATTTAGGTGGCATGCTGGCGGTCTTGGAGCAGAAACAGCAGACAGAGAAGTCAAAACAATCTTCTAAGCCTGTGGTGTTTTCAG TTGGTGGTGCCATACCATTGCTTTCTAAAGAACCTGCTACAGCCACAAAAAGTCACCGGTTAAATCAAGGAAAGATGCCTCATAACCCTTTGGATTCCAGCGCTCCTTTGGTAaagaaagggaagcagagagaagtCCCTAAAGCAAAGAGACCAACACCTCTTAAAAAG attattctgaaagaaagagagcagCGAAAACAGCAACACCTGCTAGAACAAACAGCAATACCAAAAGATGGAGATAATTGTCTGTCTGCAGAAAATACTACTGAAGGAGAAACACTTCCACAGGATAGTCAAGCAG CTGTTCCTGTAATGCAAGTTGCTGAAGGGTTTCTGGAGAGCACAGGGATCAAAGAGTCTACAGAAAGCTCTATGGCTTCAAAGCAGCTAACTTCTAATCTTCCAAAAATCCACAGTAGGAGATTTAGAGA TTATTGCAGCCAGGTACTTAGCAAAGAAGTTGACAGTTGTGTGACAGATCTCTTAAAAGAACTGGTTCGTTTCCAAGATCGTTTGTATCAGAAAGACCCAGTAAAGGCTAAGATAAAGCGCAGGCTTGTTATGGGGCTTAGAGAAGTTTTGAAACATCTGAGGCTGAAAAAACTGAAGTGTGTCATCATCTCTCCTAACTGCGAAAAGATTCAGTCAAAGG GTGGGTTGGATGAGACACTACATAACATTATCGACTGTGCCTGTGAGCAGAATATCCCATTTGTTTTTGCCCTTAATCGCAAGGCCCTAGGCCGTTGTGTGAACAAAGCAGTGCCTGTGAGTGTGGTGGGAATTTTTAGCTATGATGGGGCTCAG gACCATTTTCATAGAATGGTTCAGCTGACAACAGAGGCCAGGAAGGCCTACAAAGATATGATAGCTGCTTTGGaggaagaagctgaaggaaGACTAAGAGAAACTCAACTTAGCATCATAACCACTGAACATGAAAATAGTTACTTATCAGACACTGGTAGAACGGATTCCAGGGACTCTGAGGACGTACCAAATTATA TTAAAATCTGGAGGAGAAAGCTTGAAGAAGAGTATAACCCCTATGCGCTGGAACTGGAAAAGAGTGCAACTGCTGATGTGGCGGTACTGAATTCAGAAGAGCATCACTAA
- the SECISBP2 gene encoding selenocysteine insertion sequence-binding protein 2 isoform X3, producing MSAERRPAPLRGAEGIKLSAEVKPFVPKHAAVTMAWAEPSAACVFPKYLTTCYPFVQEPSLDKHRVYAEDLPQDDFSSFSQCPSHSAMGDPAFCEYSSSSYSPDVVSNMYLAGSHHPCNNSAHCNDSGIVSESAQQKYPIRQESKNLSKRRSKEGEKKSDKKKHDGEESSVRIMNTTSFQSSACSRDSVKPDRFSKTASKKSTQTPKIESLPVPAFETTILDFHKSQSLGSSETLNVHHKNGPVCSAESNIMCLSQPQMSPLLNTKEDVSVENKAPSKTLKETVAGLIPSSFDGRAAFPEASTDGSAQPHLSWAMVLSQPPKKTTLSSASEGLPRGKGKQDSQVKAETKTDANGTEPEEVSAKKKKKKKKKKKNKSPTDVEKTQNESTAIQEPPRIEDAEEFPDLAAASDRRNKSGSQKPPFIPAVTKQAEIHYPKEPWDSRSPTLDGTPKVDVLSGKQASSLPLERKKMQETSKNSGKKSQIPVQLDLGGMLAVLEQKQQTEKSKQSSKPVVFSVGGAIPLLSKEPATATKSHRLNQGKMPHNPLDSSAPLVKKGKQREVPKAKRPTPLKKIILKEREQRKQQHLLEQTAIPKDGDNCLSAENTTEGETLPQDSQAAVPVMQVAEGFLESTGIKESTESSMASKQLTSNLPKIHSRRFRDYCSQVLSKEVDSCVTDLLKELVRFQDRLYQKDPVKAKIKRRLVMGLREVLKHLRLKKLKCVIISPNCEKIQSKGGLDETLHNIIDCACEQNIPFVFALNRKALGRCVNKAVPVSVVGIFSYDGAQDHFHRMVQLTTEARKAYKDMIAALEEEAEGRLRETQLSIITTEHENSYLSDTGRTDSRDSEDVPNYIKIWRRKLEEEYNPYALELEKSATADVAVLNSEEHH from the exons ATGTCGGCGGAGAGGCGGCCGGCACCGCTGCGAGGCGCCGAG gGCATCAAGTTATCAGCAGAGGTCAAACCATTTGTCCCAAAACATGCAGCAGTAACCATGGCATGGGCAGAACCCTCAGCAGCATGTGTCTTTCCTAAGTACTTGACTACATGCTACCCGTTTGTTCAGGAACCATCTTTGGATAA GCACCGAGTATATGCTGAAGATTTACCCCAGGATGACTTCTCATCTTTTTCTCAATGTCCATCACATAGTGCTATGGGAGATCCTGCATTCTGTGAATACTCCAGCAGCTCTTACTCACCTGATGTTGTTTCAAATATGTATCTAGCTGGCTCACACCATCCTTGTAACAACTCAGCACACTGTAATGATTCTGGCATAGTTAGTGAATCTGCCCAGCAAAAGTATCCAATCAGACAAGAAAGTAAGAATCTTTCAAAG AGGAGATCAAAAGAGGGTGAGAAAAAATCAGACAAGAAGAAGCATGATGGAGAGGAGTCTTCTGTCAGAATCATGAACACGACTTCATTCCAGTCTTCTGCATGCAGCAGAGATTCCGTGAAGCCAG ACAGGTTCAGTAAAACTGCAAGCAAGAAGTCAACTCAAACTCCAAAAATAGAGTCTCTTCCTGTACCTGCGTTTGAAACTACTATTTTGGATTTCCACAAGTCACAGAGTTTGGGAAGCAGTGAGACATTGAATGTACATCATAAAAATGGACCAGTATGTTCAGCGGAAAGTAACATTATGTGCCTTAGTCAACCACAGATGTCTCCTTTGTTGAACACAAAG GAAGatgtttctgtggaaaacaaagccccatcaaaaactttaaaagaaacagtagCCGGCTTAATTCCCTCTTCATTTGATGGTAGAG cagcaTTTCCTGAAGCATCTACAGATGGTTCTGCTCAGCCACATCTGTCTTGGGCTATGGTACTTTCACAGCCCCCGAAGAAAACTACGTTGTCATCAGCATCTGAAGGTCTTCCCAGAGGCAAAGGAAAGCAGGATAGTCAAGTAAAG gcagaaacaaaaactgatgCTAATGGAACTGAGCCTGAAGAAGTgtcagcaaagaagaaaaaaaagaaaaagaagaaaaagaaaaacaagtcacCCACTGATGTAGAAAAAACTCAGAATGAATCTACTGCAATACAAGAACCACCAAGGATTGAG gaTGCTGAGGAGTTTCCTGATCTGGCAGCTGCTTCTGATAGGAGAAACAAATCAGGATCTCAGAAACCACCATTTATTCCTGCTGTCACAAAGCAAGCTGAA ATCCATTACCCCAAAGAGCCTTGGGATAGTCGCTCTCCCACACTGGATGGGACTCCTAAAGTAGATGTATTGTCAGGGAAGCAGGCTTCATCTTTACcattagaaaggaagaaaatgcag GAAACATCCAAGAACAGTGGTAAGAAGAGTCAAATTCCTGTGCAACTGGATTTAGGTGGCATGCTGGCGGTCTTGGAGCAGAAACAGCAGACAGAGAAGTCAAAACAATCTTCTAAGCCTGTGGTGTTTTCAG TTGGTGGTGCCATACCATTGCTTTCTAAAGAACCTGCTACAGCCACAAAAAGTCACCGGTTAAATCAAGGAAAGATGCCTCATAACCCTTTGGATTCCAGCGCTCCTTTGGTAaagaaagggaagcagagagaagtCCCTAAAGCAAAGAGACCAACACCTCTTAAAAAG attattctgaaagaaagagagcagCGAAAACAGCAACACCTGCTAGAACAAACAGCAATACCAAAAGATGGAGATAATTGTCTGTCTGCAGAAAATACTACTGAAGGAGAAACACTTCCACAGGATAGTCAAGCAG CTGTTCCTGTAATGCAAGTTGCTGAAGGGTTTCTGGAGAGCACAGGGATCAAAGAGTCTACAGAAAGCTCTATGGCTTCAAAGCAGCTAACTTCTAATCTTCCAAAAATCCACAGTAGGAGATTTAGAGA TTATTGCAGCCAGGTACTTAGCAAAGAAGTTGACAGTTGTGTGACAGATCTCTTAAAAGAACTGGTTCGTTTCCAAGATCGTTTGTATCAGAAAGACCCAGTAAAGGCTAAGATAAAGCGCAGGCTTGTTATGGGGCTTAGAGAAGTTTTGAAACATCTGAGGCTGAAAAAACTGAAGTGTGTCATCATCTCTCCTAACTGCGAAAAGATTCAGTCAAAGG GTGGGTTGGATGAGACACTACATAACATTATCGACTGTGCCTGTGAGCAGAATATCCCATTTGTTTTTGCCCTTAATCGCAAGGCCCTAGGCCGTTGTGTGAACAAAGCAGTGCCTGTGAGTGTGGTGGGAATTTTTAGCTATGATGGGGCTCAG gACCATTTTCATAGAATGGTTCAGCTGACAACAGAGGCCAGGAAGGCCTACAAAGATATGATAGCTGCTTTGGaggaagaagctgaaggaaGACTAAGAGAAACTCAACTTAGCATCATAACCACTGAACATGAAAATAGTTACTTATCAGACACTGGTAGAACGGATTCCAGGGACTCTGAGGACGTACCAAATTATA TTAAAATCTGGAGGAGAAAGCTTGAAGAAGAGTATAACCCCTATGCGCTGGAACTGGAAAAGAGTGCAACTGCTGATGTGGCGGTACTGAATTCAGAAGAGCATCACTAA
- the SECISBP2 gene encoding selenocysteine insertion sequence-binding protein 2 isoform X7, producing the protein MSAERRPAPLRGAEGIKLSAEVKPFVPKHAAVTMAWAEPSAACVFPKYLTTCYPFVQEPSLDNAMGDPAFCEYSSSSYSPDVVSNMYLAGSHHPCNNSAHCNDSGIVSESAQQKYPIRQESKNLSKRRSKEGEKKSDKKKHDGEESSVRIMNTTSFQSSACSRDSVKPDRFSKTASKKSTQTPKIESLPVPAFETTILDFHKSQSLGSSETLNVHHKNGPVCSAESNIMCLSQPQMSPLLNTKEDVSVENKAPSKTLKETVAGLIPSSFDGRAAFPEASTDGSAQPHLSWAMVLSQPPKKTTLSSASEGLPRGKGKQDSQVKAETKTDANGTEPEEVSAKKKKKKKKKKKNKSPTDVEKTQNESTAIQEPPRIEDAEEFPDLAAASDRRNKSGSQKPPFIPAVTKQAEIHYPKEPWDSRSPTLDGTPKVDVLSGKQASSLPLERKKMQETSKNSGKKSQIPVQLDLGGMLAVLEQKQQTEKSKQSSKPVVFSVGGAIPLLSKEPATATKSHRLNQGKMPHNPLDSSAPLVKKGKQREVPKAKRPTPLKKIILKEREQRKQQHLLEQTAIPKDGDNCLSAENTTEGETLPQDSQAAVPVMQVAEGFLESTGIKESTESSMASKQLTSNLPKIHSRRFRDYCSQVLSKEVDSCVTDLLKELVRFQDRLYQKDPVKAKIKRRLVMGLREVLKHLRLKKLKCVIISPNCEKIQSKGGLDETLHNIIDCACEQNIPFVFALNRKALGRCVNKAVPVSVVGIFSYDGAQDHFHRMVQLTTEARKAYKDMIAALEEEAEGRLRETQLSIITTEHENSYLSDTGRTDSRDSEDVPNYIKIWRRKLEEEYNPYALELEKSATADVAVLNSEEHH; encoded by the exons ATGTCGGCGGAGAGGCGGCCGGCACCGCTGCGAGGCGCCGAG gGCATCAAGTTATCAGCAGAGGTCAAACCATTTGTCCCAAAACATGCAGCAGTAACCATGGCATGGGCAGAACCCTCAGCAGCATGTGTCTTTCCTAAGTACTTGACTACATGCTACCCGTTTGTTCAGGAACCATCTTTGGATAA TGCTATGGGAGATCCTGCATTCTGTGAATACTCCAGCAGCTCTTACTCACCTGATGTTGTTTCAAATATGTATCTAGCTGGCTCACACCATCCTTGTAACAACTCAGCACACTGTAATGATTCTGGCATAGTTAGTGAATCTGCCCAGCAAAAGTATCCAATCAGACAAGAAAGTAAGAATCTTTCAAAG AGGAGATCAAAAGAGGGTGAGAAAAAATCAGACAAGAAGAAGCATGATGGAGAGGAGTCTTCTGTCAGAATCATGAACACGACTTCATTCCAGTCTTCTGCATGCAGCAGAGATTCCGTGAAGCCAG ACAGGTTCAGTAAAACTGCAAGCAAGAAGTCAACTCAAACTCCAAAAATAGAGTCTCTTCCTGTACCTGCGTTTGAAACTACTATTTTGGATTTCCACAAGTCACAGAGTTTGGGAAGCAGTGAGACATTGAATGTACATCATAAAAATGGACCAGTATGTTCAGCGGAAAGTAACATTATGTGCCTTAGTCAACCACAGATGTCTCCTTTGTTGAACACAAAG GAAGatgtttctgtggaaaacaaagccccatcaaaaactttaaaagaaacagtagCCGGCTTAATTCCCTCTTCATTTGATGGTAGAG cagcaTTTCCTGAAGCATCTACAGATGGTTCTGCTCAGCCACATCTGTCTTGGGCTATGGTACTTTCACAGCCCCCGAAGAAAACTACGTTGTCATCAGCATCTGAAGGTCTTCCCAGAGGCAAAGGAAAGCAGGATAGTCAAGTAAAG gcagaaacaaaaactgatgCTAATGGAACTGAGCCTGAAGAAGTgtcagcaaagaagaaaaaaaagaaaaagaagaaaaagaaaaacaagtcacCCACTGATGTAGAAAAAACTCAGAATGAATCTACTGCAATACAAGAACCACCAAGGATTGAG gaTGCTGAGGAGTTTCCTGATCTGGCAGCTGCTTCTGATAGGAGAAACAAATCAGGATCTCAGAAACCACCATTTATTCCTGCTGTCACAAAGCAAGCTGAA ATCCATTACCCCAAAGAGCCTTGGGATAGTCGCTCTCCCACACTGGATGGGACTCCTAAAGTAGATGTATTGTCAGGGAAGCAGGCTTCATCTTTACcattagaaaggaagaaaatgcag GAAACATCCAAGAACAGTGGTAAGAAGAGTCAAATTCCTGTGCAACTGGATTTAGGTGGCATGCTGGCGGTCTTGGAGCAGAAACAGCAGACAGAGAAGTCAAAACAATCTTCTAAGCCTGTGGTGTTTTCAG TTGGTGGTGCCATACCATTGCTTTCTAAAGAACCTGCTACAGCCACAAAAAGTCACCGGTTAAATCAAGGAAAGATGCCTCATAACCCTTTGGATTCCAGCGCTCCTTTGGTAaagaaagggaagcagagagaagtCCCTAAAGCAAAGAGACCAACACCTCTTAAAAAG attattctgaaagaaagagagcagCGAAAACAGCAACACCTGCTAGAACAAACAGCAATACCAAAAGATGGAGATAATTGTCTGTCTGCAGAAAATACTACTGAAGGAGAAACACTTCCACAGGATAGTCAAGCAG CTGTTCCTGTAATGCAAGTTGCTGAAGGGTTTCTGGAGAGCACAGGGATCAAAGAGTCTACAGAAAGCTCTATGGCTTCAAAGCAGCTAACTTCTAATCTTCCAAAAATCCACAGTAGGAGATTTAGAGA TTATTGCAGCCAGGTACTTAGCAAAGAAGTTGACAGTTGTGTGACAGATCTCTTAAAAGAACTGGTTCGTTTCCAAGATCGTTTGTATCAGAAAGACCCAGTAAAGGCTAAGATAAAGCGCAGGCTTGTTATGGGGCTTAGAGAAGTTTTGAAACATCTGAGGCTGAAAAAACTGAAGTGTGTCATCATCTCTCCTAACTGCGAAAAGATTCAGTCAAAGG GTGGGTTGGATGAGACACTACATAACATTATCGACTGTGCCTGTGAGCAGAATATCCCATTTGTTTTTGCCCTTAATCGCAAGGCCCTAGGCCGTTGTGTGAACAAAGCAGTGCCTGTGAGTGTGGTGGGAATTTTTAGCTATGATGGGGCTCAG gACCATTTTCATAGAATGGTTCAGCTGACAACAGAGGCCAGGAAGGCCTACAAAGATATGATAGCTGCTTTGGaggaagaagctgaaggaaGACTAAGAGAAACTCAACTTAGCATCATAACCACTGAACATGAAAATAGTTACTTATCAGACACTGGTAGAACGGATTCCAGGGACTCTGAGGACGTACCAAATTATA TTAAAATCTGGAGGAGAAAGCTTGAAGAAGAGTATAACCCCTATGCGCTGGAACTGGAAAAGAGTGCAACTGCTGATGTGGCGGTACTGAATTCAGAAGAGCATCACTAA